A genomic segment from Thamnophis elegans isolate rThaEle1 chromosome 3, rThaEle1.pri, whole genome shotgun sequence encodes:
- the ITGB1BP1 gene encoding integrin beta-1-binding protein 1, with translation MFRKGKKRHSSSSSQSSEISTKSKSVDSSLGGLSRSSTVASLDTDSTKSSGQSNSNSDTCAEFRVKYVGAIEKLNLDESKTLEGPLDLINYIDVAQQDGKLPFVPGEEEFIMGVSKYGIKVTSLDQCDVLHRHALYLIVRMVCYDDGLGAGKSLLALKTTDSNSEEYNLWIYQCNSLEQAQAICKVLSTAFDSVLTSEKS, from the exons atgttcaggaaaggaaaaaaacggcacagcagcagcagctcacAAAGCAGTGAAATCAGTACTAAAAGCAAA TCCGTGGATTCTAGCCTTGGAGGTCTTTCGCGATCTAGCACTGTTGCTAGTCTGGATACAGATTCTACAAAGAGTTCAG GCCAAAGTAACAGCAATTCAGATACTTGTGCTGAATTTCGAGTGAAATATGTTGGTGCCATTGAAAAACTGAATCTTGATGAAAGCAAGACTTTAGAGGGACCCCTGGATTTGATTAATTATATAGATGTGGCACAG CAAGATGGAAAGCTGCCCTTTGTTCCCGGGGAAGAAGAATTTATCATGGGAGTTTCCAAATACGGTATTAAAGTCACATCGTTGGACCAGTGT GATGTTTTGCATAGACATGCACTCTACCTAATTGTCCGGATGGTCTGCTACGATGATGGTTTAGGAGCAGGGAAGAGTTTACTGGCTCTGAAGACGACAGATTCAAACTCCGAAGAATACAATCTTTGGATTTACCAGTGCAATAGTTTG GAACAAGCACAAGCTATTTGTAAAGTGCTATCCACAGCCTTCGACTCCGTTTTAACGTCGGAAAAGTCCTGA